Below is a genomic region from Escherichia ruysiae.
GATTGGCGCTTTTTATCAGCCAGCATCAGTGGTGGTGGATCTCGACTGTCTGAAAACGCTTCCTCCGAGAGAGTTAGCTTCGGGGCTGGCGGAAGTCATCAAATACGGCATTATTCTTGACGGTGAGTTTTTCAACTGGCTGGAAGATAATCTGGATGCGCTGCTCAATCTGGATGGTCCGGCAATGGCGTACTGTATTCGTCGTTGCTGTGAGCTGAAAGCAGAAGTTGTCGCTGCCGACGAGCGCGAATCCGGCTTACGTGCTTTACTGAATCTGGGACATACCTTTGGTCATGCTATTGAAGCGGAAATGGGGTATGGCAATTGGTTGCACGGTGAAGCAGTCGCGGCGGGTATGGTGATGGCGGCGCGGACGTCGGAACGTCTCGGGCAGTTTAGTTCTGCCGAAACGCAGCGTATTATTACCCTGCTTACGCGGGCTGGATTACCGGTTAATGGGCCGCGCGAAATGTCCGCGCAGGCGTATTTACCGCATATGCTGCGTGACAAGAAAGTCCTTGCGGGAGAGATGCGCTTAATTCTTCCGCTGGCAATTGGTAAGAGTGAAGTTCGCGGCGGCGTATCGCACGAACTTGTTCTTAACGCTATTACCGATTGTCAATCAGCGTAACAACAAGAAAGGTCCGGCCGCTTATCAGCGGTCTATTAGCTTCAGGTTAATTGCAACGTGGTAAGCATTAACCTTTTAGTGGGGTGTTAAATGGATGAATTCAAACCAGAAGACGAGCTGAAACCCGATCCCAGCGATCGTCGTACTGGTCGTTCTCGTCAATCTTCTGAGCGTTCAGAACGTACTGAACGTGGCGAACCGCAGATCAATTTTGATGATATTGAACTTGATGAAACTGACGATCGCCGTCCGACTCGTGCGCAAAAAGAGCGCAATGAGGAACCGGAAATCGAAGAAGAAATTGATGATTCCGAAGATGACGCTGTGGATGAAGAGCGTGTAGAGCGTCGTCCGCGTAAGCGCAAAAAAGCAGCCAGCAAACCGGCTTCTCGTCAGTATATGATGATGGGCGTCGGTATTCTGGTT
It encodes:
- the aroB gene encoding 3-dehydroquinate synthase; the protein is MERIVVTLGERSYPITIASGLFNEPASFLPLKSGEQVMLVTNETLAPLYLDKVRSVLEQAGVNVDSVILPDGEQYKSLAVLDTVFTALLQKPHSRDTTLVALGGGVVGDLTGFAAASYQRGVRFIQVPTTLLSQVDSSVGGKTAVNHPLGKNMIGAFYQPASVVVDLDCLKTLPPRELASGLAEVIKYGIILDGEFFNWLEDNLDALLNLDGPAMAYCIRRCCELKAEVVAADERESGLRALLNLGHTFGHAIEAEMGYGNWLHGEAVAAGMVMAARTSERLGQFSSAETQRIITLLTRAGLPVNGPREMSAQAYLPHMLRDKKVLAGEMRLILPLAIGKSEVRGGVSHELVLNAITDCQSA